aatcacgccgattcgttgctcagttgcggcgtgattgaaggacaaactaacgaACAAACACGCTTTTTTCACGCTTCGCTTCTGAATAGAATATAAAAGAAATGTTATAACCTAAATAGAATATAAACatagtacttatgaatagtcaaaTGATCTACCATCTTCTATCAGGTGTCCTATAATACCTCCGGCTTTTTTCATGCTGCATACCTGTAGGGCACCAGCAACAACAGCCCCGCAGCGCGCGGCAACAGGCGGCGCGGCAGGTCGCTGCGCGCGCACAGCCACACGAGCGCTGCAGTCGCCGCGTGCTGCAGCAGGGCCACGTTGGACTCCGCACACGCGCGCACGTAGCGCCAGTCGAACTCCGAGCCGCGCGCGCCCACCCACAGCAGCACGCTACGAGACACTAGCACCTGGATCAAGAAAGAAATACCCTTTAAACTGCTCAACTATTTGTCAGAAGAACATGACTTAAGGCTCCATAGTTAACATTAGTTATGTTAGGTTTATCCTGCACACACAgtatagtaattaataagtgataaaagaagttttcaaaagaatcaCGACTGCAGTTTGCACATCTTTTTCAGGGCACATTTTTAAAGCACAAAATccaccttttttaatttttaacaattcCATGTACCTAGTGACACTTGCaccatcaagacgaatctaataaagtatcatttatcaaaatcagttaagctGTTGAGTAGTCATGAGCAAACATAGTAACAAacatagatacatacatacaggtcaaacacataatcCTCCTTTTGGGCTTTACCACAGTTGTGTAATGATAGTCATAGCTTATGCTAAGGGGACTGgatttatacaatttatattgCAACAAGCGTTTCTCTGAATTTCTTACCTCAGCACTCGCCCAGCCGATGGCTGCAGTAAGGATCTTTGCATGCCCCTTGCCGGGAATTGCATTCAATGCAATGTAAATCCCAAAAAGATCTGCTAAGTCTACAGTTGCTTTAAGAATTTCCTGAAAATTAGCACAAGGATCCACAGTTAATAAAATAGTAAGTTTCTGGGAAAGGATCTGGAAGCCCACTTTACTACAGAGTTGAAAGCCACCTCTATCTGTTGCATGCTGGCTCACATTTCCAAGAATAGCTCTTGAGACAAGCAGCCTTCCTCACATCTCATTATTCAGGCCTTGTCAAAAAGATAAAGATGATCTTGAAGGCATTTTATTTGGTCACTGAACAATTCACGAGTGGCAATTATGTTCCTGATGTGGATGCTTTTTACCCCCGGATTCGAAGCTGTATCCCTGAATGATATGTAAGGGGAGGTAAGAATCCGCATATTCATACCACTGAGCCAATAATGgagtaagtatataattaaattattaagtataccaAAAATGGTATATTCAACCAAAAACTTAGCTTTAATTTAACAAAAGAGTAACAATTATTCAGGATACTTACTAAAAACACATTGTTATCTCCTCCACTATGAATATTATCGGAATCAGGAAAGAATGTGGCTAGCAACAGCATTTTGCACAACTGTGTGAAAATATATAGCCCGCCTGCATACACGCATTTTGAGAACGTTGCATATTCCGATCTGAAACCAGAAGAAAATCAAAacgtaagaaaatatttttatattctcATGAAGTCTTGGAatgttctaaattaaatacacTAAATCTAACCTAATTAGATAAATAACTTACATCCCTGAAAACTTGTAAGCCATATGATAAGGCGCATAAACTAACGCCAGACAATTTCCGAAGTGATAGAgggtcatttttatttaatactatagcgtttttcttaataattttaagaagattttaattatttttctcaaCAAAATTCGTGGTGTCACATCACAATTGTCAAATTGATGACATTTGTCATGTCATCGAGTTCTATGACAAATTACAcagaatatattaaaaaaatatcctttattttattaagaaagAGCCAAAAAAACCtgtttaaaattacttattatttgaataatatgtaatatgtaatagttcaaaatataaaataacttataCTAGTATGTCctattaaaagtttaatttgcgtTAAAAATTATGTCGACTGAACGTTGACACTGACACTTGACAGGCGACAGCAATTTACGTGTAGTGTAACGGAACGTTAAATTTAAGTTTGGATTGGTAATTTGGATTTGGTTTGCTTGTAAGTTTGTTTTATTCCCTTTATATCATACATTCAATCCTGTaactattaaatattaaaattacaaatcgaataTATCATCCAAACCACCGTAAAGAGGCAGgatgcccagaacgctggctgcgttacctcgttgaatggccagaccaTGGTCACTCGTTTGCTTTTGGTGTttacaaaatg
The nucleotide sequence above comes from Maniola hyperantus chromosome 8, iAphHyp1.2, whole genome shotgun sequence. Encoded proteins:
- the LOC117984419 gene encoding BOS complex subunit TMEM147 encodes the protein MTLYHFGNCLALVYAPYHMAYKFSGISEYATFSKCVYAGGLYIFTQLCKMLLLATFFPDSDNIHSGGDNNVFLEILKATVDLADLFGIYIALNAIPGKGHAKILTAAIGWASAEVLVSRSVLLWVGARGSEFDWRYVRACAESNVALLQHAATAALVWLCARSDLPRRLLPRAAGLLLLVPYRALLEDAIAHALGLSAWALLWMRAAHAAAVGLAALALYAAHQQQ